From the Aphelocoma coerulescens isolate FSJ_1873_10779 chromosome 10, UR_Acoe_1.0, whole genome shotgun sequence genome, one window contains:
- the TEX9 gene encoding testis-expressed protein 9: MSAVGAARRGGDFPGVRRAAGSPPAFAGPGALSGAWLAKEEQYKRLNAELEAKTEKLVRQAEELMKGQQKIVSQPVSVQSKSLEDDRQRDPLCTTVSSLTHSLAKVENKKKFPSAPTAQNRPWSASKGKRATSSSKIRNMEVQSADGVAVLEDCIGFSLTKTISKVEEKLKKGVLPDCQDDDIIPRVGNEMGTEAQIRFLKAKLRVTQEDLASVVFECRKKDDENQNLETRLKDTEEENTRLQRTISLQQSQTEKYKMLSQEANKKNEGLQQEVTALEKELENLKRAQKQAAATQSATEVRLNRALEEVEKYKVELNKLKQSNKDVVNQELKMIEDLKSENKKLQKQKGELITGFKKQLKLIDILKRQKMHIEAAKMLSFTEEEFMKALEWGNY; this comes from the exons ATGTCGGCGGTcggcgcggcccggcggggcggggactTCCCCGGG GTGCGGAGAGCGGCCGGCAGCCCCCCGGCGTTCGCGGGGCCCGGCGCGCTGAGCGGAGCATGGCTGGCCAAGGAGGAGCAGTACAA GCGACTGAATGCAGAATTAGAAgccaaaacagaaaaactggTGCGTCAGGCTGAAGAACTAATG AAAGGCCAACAGAAGATAGTATCCCAGCCAGTTTCAGTACAGAGTAAGTCACTTGAAGATGACAGACAAAG agatccactctgTACCACAGTTTCATCTCTTACACACTCACTTGCCAAG GtggaaaacaagaagaaatttcCTTCTGCGCCCACAGCTCAGAACAGACCATGGTCTGCAAGTAAGGGAAAAAGAGCAACTTCAAG ttCAAAAATAAGAAACATGGAAGTACAAAGTGCTGATGGTGTTGCAGTACTGGAAGACTGCATAGGTTTTTCTTTAACAAAAACAATAAGCAAAGTTGAAGAAAAACTAAAGAAAGGAGTCTTACCAGACTGTCAAGATGATGATATTATTCCAAGGGTTGGAAATGAAATGGGAACAG AAGCCCAAATCAGATTTCTTAAGGCAAAGTTACGTGTGACACAGGAAGACCTGGCAAGTGTAGTGTTTGAATGCAGGAAAAAG GATGATGAAAATCAGAATTTAGAAACTCGGCTTAAAGATactgaagaagaaaacacaagaCTGCAACGAACAATCAGCCTGCAGCAGTCTCAGACTGAGAAGTACAAAATGTTGTCacaagaagcaaacaaaaaaaatgaaggGTTACAACAAGAGGtcactgcactagaaaag GAATTGGAGAATCTAAAGCGTGCCCAAAAGCAGGCTGCAGCCACTCAGAGTGCAACAGAGGTTCGTTTAAACAGGGCCTTGGAAGAAGTGGAGAAGTATAAAGTGGAGCTTAATAAACTGAAGCAAAGCAACAAG GATGTAGTTAACCAAGAACTCAAAATGATCGAAGACTTAAAATCAGAAAACAAGAAACTGCAGAAACAAAAAGGAGAGCTAATTAcaggttttaaaaagcagttaaaGTTAATTGATATTTTGAAGAGACAAAAG atgcacATTGAAGCTGCCAAGATGCTTTCTTTTACCGAAGAGGAATTCATGAAAGCTCTTGAATGGGGAAATTATTGA